Proteins from a single region of Corylus avellana chromosome ca11, CavTom2PMs-1.0:
- the LOC132166312 gene encoding uncharacterized protein LOC132166312, whose protein sequence is MASSKLRSSCSFPNLLLSCLNFTLFILSTASLAPTILLRMPPTSMGVALLMVSFISMLSSFVGFYSQLTHFCFITHISLLLASVIGQLLSILALFTEEKSSISSLKSTRDPKEAKLLVRLECGILMAMFLLQLVVLVLSCAVHSCWVREYEGLEAEREATARKRSRRVVKVQEESMANAAKIAEIKAKELDDKMKGKYVQWVKTDFEG, encoded by the coding sequence ATGGCTTCCTCTAAGCTTAGAAGCTCATGTTCTTTCCCAAATCTTCTCCTCTCATGCTTGAATTTCACTCTCTTCATCCTCTCCACAGCCTCTCTAGCTCCCACAATTCTCCTCAGAATGCCTCCAACATCAATGGGTGTGGCATTACTCATGGTCTCCTTCATCTCCATGCTCTCTTCTTTTGTGGGCTTCTATTCTCAGCTCACCCACTTCTGTTTCATAACTCACATTTCGCTTCTCCTCGCCTCTGTAATCGGACAACTACTCAGCATTTTGGCCTTGTTTACAGAAGAGAAATCCAGCATTTCCTCGCTCAAGTCGACAAGGGACCCGAAAGAGGCAAAGCTTTTGGTGAGGTTGGAATGTGGGATTTTGATGGCAATgtttctgctgcagttggtggTGCTGGTATTGAGCTGTGCAGTGCATAGCTGCTGGGTGAGAGAGTATGAGGGACTAGAAGCCGAGAGAGAGGCAACCGCGAGGAAGAGGAGTAGGAGGGTTGTGAAAGTGCAAGAAGAATCCATGGCCAATGCAGCCAAAATTGCAGAGATTAAGGCCAAAGAGTTGGACGATAAAATGAAGGGAAAGTATGTGCAGTGGGTTAAGACTGATTTTGAAGGCTAA
- the LOC132165606 gene encoding GCN5-related N-acetyltransferase 6, chloroplastic, translating into MSTIPIHRAEFLTFPRLGFSNHRKFQRITASWKMAMDSKSSSYTRKKEELLVEIPKPSIPQLESSTPSDLRFDRLQPSDKELVQEKRFQFGQFVAREAVLDEEYWTAAWLRAETHWENRTNERYVDNFKRKFADQEFNVIKSRCRGPPGQKYTCIVTVKKEVRNAKRTVLKSVVGTLDLNIRYLLHGETFPGERVKAPLFCSSNRYGYVANLCVAKSARRQGIARNMLHFAIESAKSDGVEQVYVHVHRSNMPAQELYQKMGFEMVEEASSQLLEDQTYLLCVKT; encoded by the exons ATGTCGACGATTCCGATTCACAGGGCTGAATTCCTGACATTTCCCCGTCTGGGTTTTTCAAATCATCGCAAATTTCAAAGAATCACGGCCTCTTGGAAAAT GGCAATGGATTCGAAATCTTCTTCTTATACAAGGAAGAAGGAAGAGCTCTTGGTGGAGATTCCAAAGCCGTCGATTCCTCAATTGGAATCGTCGACGCCGTCCGATCTCCGGTTCGATCGGCTGCAGCCATCGGATAAGGAATTAGTTCAAGAGAAAAGATTTCAATTCGGACAGTTCGTGGCGCGAGAGGCCGTGCTCGATGAAGAGTATTGG ACAGCAGCATGGCTACGAGCAGAGACTCACTGGGAAAATCGAACAAACGAACG ATATGTTGATAACTTCAAAAGGAAATTTGCTGATCAG GAATTTAATGTCATAAAAAGCCGATGCAGAGGGCCACCGGGGCAGAAATACACATGTATTGTCACG GTTAAGAAGGAAGTGAGGAATGCGAAACGAACCGTGCTGAAAAGTGTAGTTGGAACCCTTGATTTGAACATCCGGTATTTGTTGCATGGAGAGACTTTCCCTGGG GAACGGGTGAAAGCTCCTCTCTTCTGCAGCTCAAACAGATATGGCTATGTTGCAAACTTATGTGTAGCCAAATCTGCACGCCGCCAGGGTATTGCAAGGAACATGCTGCATTTTGCCATTGAATCGGCCAAATCAGATG GTGTGGAACAGGTATATGTGCATGTGCATAGAAGCAACATGCCTGCACAGGAACTTTACCAAAAGATGGGATTTGAG ATGGTCGAAGAGGCAAGCTCTCAATTGTTAGAAGATCAAACTTACTTGCTTTGTGTCAAGACATAG